TCACAATCTCCTGCTAGGATTAGCGTAGAAAAAAACAATAAAAATAAAGGGGCAATCCCTTTTTTTAAGTGTGTATTTTTTTGTATATTTAAACATAGCTTTACCTGTCTATAATTTTTTTTTGTATATTTAAACATAGCTTTACCTGTCTATAATTTTACAATGATATACAACGTACGCTTCCCCCAACTGTTCTTAGGAGAGACCTTGTAAAAGCTTTTGTAGGAGAAATGCCTTCTAACTATGCTAAGTTATAAATTTATTTAATATATCCAAATAAGGTTATACTATTTTTTATGTAGTGTACGCTATTGATTAGCGTAATTTCCTTAATGGGACTAAAGATCAGCGTGCTGATTACACTATAATGGTTTATTTTAATGTTTGGGTGTGTAAGCATATGCACAATGATGCAAACATTAATGAGGAAGGCTGTTTTGTTGGTAAAATGATTGGATTGAGGCTATAATTCTCCCTTGTTTTATTATTTTGGCTTTACTTATATAAAAAAGAGCATTAATGCATTTTTTGCCAGCTTTGGCTTTCTGCTACTGTCCGGTGCAAGGCAGTTGTTTATGCATTCTATCTTATAGATGTAAGCTAACAAAGTGTTACTGCTTTCTTTGTCAAAAGAAGCCGGTTTGCTGTACCCTTTAAAAGTGCGGTTGTGACATATGGTCCCTGGTATTTAGGAACCCATGTTGGGCTGTCTTTCATATCCATTGCTTCGTGTCCCAAGTGGAGCATTCTTTCTGCTAAATGACTCCCTAAAAACCCAGCGATGCCTGTTATAAAAATTTGCATTTAAAGCTAAAACCATGTATTTCTTGGGCAAGCAACGGAAATACAATTCCTTTTTATAGGTAACTTTTCTGCTATTTTTCACTTCTTGCTATTATGCTTTCTGCTTTAATTGCTCTTGTAGTTGTTCTGCTATTTTTTCACTTTTTATTGCTGTTACTGCTTTCCTTTTTGCTTTTTGCTCTCTGTTGTATACTTCTTTTGCCAGAGATATAGCATAAACACGAAAATGTATCTTTGTTTGTTCTAACAGGATAAGTTCTTCATATGCTTCCTTTTTTGCTTCTTCTGCTCTTCTTTTTACTATTTCTAAATATTGCAGTTGATTCCAGTGTTGCTGTTGTGGCTGGAAGTATTGCTGTTGTGGCTGGAAATGTTGCTGCTGTGGCTGGAAGTGTTGCTGTTGTGGCTGGAAGTGTTGCTGTTGTGGCTGGAAGTGTTGCTGTTGTGGCTGGAAATGTTGCTGTTGTGGCTGGAAATGTTGCTGTTGTGGCTGGAAATGTTGCTGTTGTGGCTGGAAGTGTTGCTGTTGTGGCTGGAAATGTTGCTGTTGTGGCTGGAAGTGTTGCAGTAGTTCGAAGCCGTAAGCATAGTGCTGCTGTTGGTTGCTAGCTGATACTGTGCTTATTGTTGTGGCTTCTGATTTACTTACTGATTTTAATGCACTGTAATTGATTCTATTATTTATACTGGTAGTGGGCCCCCTCCCGCAGCTCCCTATTAGCATTAGTATAGAAGAAAGAAACAACAAAGGGGCAGTATTTTTTTGTAAATGTAATGGCATATGCTTGAATATATTAATTAATTATATTTATTATTATGGGTGTACAAGATGTATACTTATGAACTTCCTTTATTTGGGAATAGTTGGAAGAGGAATGACCGCTACTACTAATATTAAGTTAGAAATTTATTTAGCATACGCCAAATAAATTAATGCCAGTAGGAACCCAGTCTAATAATGCCAGCAATAGGAGCAATAACAAACGTTTAGATCATGGGGAAACATCCCTGGAAGGGTCCATCGTTTGCTATTGCTGTTTTTCCAGCTGTTGCTATTATTGCAGCCAGTTCCTACGGTGTCGGCTGCAGCTGTAGGTCATTCAGCTATTGTGCTGTTTGCGTTATCTGTTGAAGCAACAGTTCGAGCAGATCACTTGTTTTTTGTGGTGAAAGCGAACCTCTTAATACTAATTCCATATCACTGTAACGCTTATCTTTCTGTTGGGGTGGATCTAGATTCTGCAGCAAGAGGAGCGGAAGAAGGGCCTTCTGTTCTGGCGTAAGCGTTTGCAGCTGTTGCAGAGCTGCTGCCCTTTGTTCTGGATTCGTAAGGACGTTTAGTAGCAATAGAAGATGATTATTATCCTGAATTATTAGAAGAAGATTATCATTATTCTGCATTACGAAATTTGGAGTATCTAAATACTCTAAGAACCATTGCAAGTCTTGTTGCAATTTTTGCTGCTTTTGGCGCAACTGATCCCTCTGCTGCATTGACATCAGTGCTAGTCTGTCAGCTATTTGTTTTATTGTTTCCTCCTTCTCTGCTGGTTGTGGTGTTCCTCCTCCTGTTTCTCCTGTTCCTCCTCTTGTTTCTCCTGTTGATGGTGGTGTTGATGCTCCTGTTTTTGCTGTTCCTCCTGCTGCTGGGCTTCCTCCTCCTGTTCCTCCTGTTGATGGTGGTGTTGATGCTCCTGTTTTTGCTGTTCCTCCTGCTGCTGGGCTTCCTCCTCCTGTTCCTCCTGTTGATGGTGGTGTTGATGCTCCTGTTTTTGCTGTTCCTGCTCCTCCTCCACTTCCTGGTTTTGATGTTACCTCTTTTTCTCCTGTTTTACTGTTTTTTGTCTTAGGTTTTTCATTGCAATCCGCTGCCAACAATAGTTGTAGCAAGAAACAATAAAGGGGCATACATTTTTTTATATTTGAATGTTTCATATGCTTTAATTTAATAGTAATAGTATAATTATTATAATTTATAGTCTTCTATTATTTAGGTAAGGGCTTTTCTGCTTAGTGGAAGAATTTTCCCAAGTTTAGGGGTTTATTTAATATATTCCAAATAAATTAATGCTACGCTGTGCCATGGTGCAGCATAGCTTATTGCAATTTGCTATGAGGGCAAGGCCAACGGTGTTAGATTGGAGATGGGGATAGGGTTTGGTTAAGTAATGAGATAGAGGGGATTTCCAGTTCGAATGCTACAAAAAGATAAAAAAGTGCTAGAAAGTGCTAGAAATTGCTAAAAAGAAAAAACGTAACGAAAAGATATAAAACCCAATGTTACAGAAGGGAATAATTCAGCCGATCACCAGAATATAAAAGTAAAAACTAAAGCAAAGAGAAGGAAATAAGGGACAAAGTAGGCCATGTTGCTCCCCAGTGGATAGTTTAGACACATCCGTTGGGGACTTGAACAAATTGAGCATATGGATATTAATATTTACCGCGATTGTAATCCTTTTTTTCCAATCTTCAACCTATAATAAAAAGTTTCTATTATTATTTTTAAATTCCCCTATTAGACATAAATAATCAATTATTTCCTTATTAAATAAAGCTATTAATGGTAAGGGCCCTTCCCTTAGAGCCTTAAGACATTATTTATTGTTATTCTACTCCTCTTCTTCTACTGCTGCTTTTTCTTCTTCTTCTTCTATTTCTTCTTTTTTCTCTGCTGTTGCTACTTTTTGTTTTTCTTCATACGCTCTTTGATCTTTTCTTTTGATTTCTTCTTCTGTTTTTTTCGTCTGTTCTTTTTTTCTTTTGCTGCTGTATGTTTTTGTTGAACTTTTAAACTATTTTCTGCCTTACGTCCTTTCTCTTTTTCTGCACGGCACCTTACTTCTTCTTTAGAAGAGTTACATGCAAACATTGTTGTAAAAAGTAATAAAAACGTTATGCTTTTTTTTAATTTGAATATTAGTATGATCTCTAATCATGTTTAATTGCTAATTCAATAATCTATACACGTTCTTCTATATAAAAGACGTTCTACTTTGTGAGTAAAAATTTTTATTTACTTCCCTGCTGAATATGAAATAAAAGTAAGTATTTCTTCCTTATATTCCCAATAAGTTAATGTTATTTAATGCTGTGGTACAGTATTTTATATTCTACGTCCACAAATAGGAGACGGCTATAACCCAAGTAGATGCAGAAATAATGGCGCTCCTTTTGCTAGGGAAAGTGTATACTATATGTGGGGAAATGCTATTTTTGAACAAAAATAACATAGGAAATGTGCAGGTTATATAGTTTCCATTGTCAAATTTTAAACTTTAAGCGTTAAATAATGCTTTCAGTATATTGATCAATCCTTAGCAGAGGAGATATATCTTTTACACCGTAGCTATTTTTTAAAATTTTATGACTTACGTTTGTACAAATTGTGGTGTAGAATATATGCAGTAGCAAGGGAAATCTGCTACCTGTCAGACATGGAGTTTACTAGCATCATAACTGCATCAACTAAACGCAGTGTCCTGCCTGGTATAACGGAAAATAAACCATCTATTCCTATTTTTGGTACTTTCCCTAAAGTATTTAAAGTTTTTATTTTAGTTTGTTTTTTTATAACCTCGGAAAGTTATTATAGTTATGTAATAATCGTTTTAAGATGAAAAAACTTATTTGATACATTATAAATTCTATGGGTATATAAACCAGATTAAGCGTATGCTAAACAAAAATAGAAAGAAGGGCATTGCGCCTTTACTGCTTGCTACACTTCTTTCCCTGTTTCGGTAAACATACCCTGGATTTCAGGGTTTTGCTTTTTTAGTGTCCATTTGTTCAAGGCATACCGCACAGTTATTTTCTTTTACTGTTTCTGCTGATTGGACTTGTTATTTTTCTTTCTCTGTTTTATTCCTGTCAGGAATGGACGCTTTACTATAATTCCCTGCTAGCACTATGGTAGAAAGAAGTAACAAGGACACTTTGCTACTTTTAAAGGTGATTGCATATGCTTTAAGCATTTAATTGCTACAAGGATTTATACATTATAATCTTCCTCTATTTTTTTAGGGAACCATATAAGGGTGGTTGTTTTTCATCGGTTAGAATGGAAAGGAGGGTATACTGCATTTAAACTAGCCTGTACACCCCACGCTTCACCTCCATCCTTTAAACTCTGTCTATCTCCCTCTTTACTTCCATCCTCTCCATTGTTCCTGCTATTTTCGTTTTATGGCGTCTTCCAATACGTGGCAAGATGCCACCATGGTGTTGTTTCTGTTGGATTTCCTTTTTCTACTGGTTGGCTTTCTTCTGCTGTTTCTGTTGGCTTTCCTTCTTCTGCTGTTTCTGTTGGCTTTCCTTCTTCTGCTGTTTCTGTTGGCTTTCCTCCTGTTGTTGGATTTCCTTCTCCTGCTGTTGGGTTTCCTCCTGTTGTTGGATTTCCTGCTCCTGCTGCTGCTGTTGGGTTTCCTCCTGTTGTTGGATTTCCTGCTCCTGCTGCTGCTGTTGGGTTTCCTCCTGCTGGTGGTGGTGTTTTTCCTCCTGCTGGTGGTGGTGTTTTTCCTCCTGCTGGTGGTGGTGTTTTTCCTCCTGCTGGTGGTGGTGTTTTTCCTCCTGCTGGTGGTGGTGTTTTTCCTCCTGCTGGTGGTGGTGTTTTTCCTCCTGCTGGTGGTGGTGTTTTTCCTCCTGCTGGTGGTGGTGTTTTTCCTCCTGCTGGTGGTGGTGTTTTTCCTGCTGGTTCTGATGTTGTTATTGCTATTTCTGGTTTTGATGTTGTTCCTCCTCCTGCTCCTCCTCCTTTTGTCTTAGGTTTTTCATTGCAATCCCCTGCCAACATAGTTATAGCAAGAAACAATAAAGGGGCAATACCTTTTTTTATATTTGAATGTTTCATATGCGCTTAGTTATTATGTAGTTCTTAATTTTAATACATTTCATTGTTATGGTGACTTACAACATAGAAGTTCCTACCCTATTTTTTAGAAACCTTTTACAACAAAGAATGTTTTTCACTAAAGAAAGTAAGGGACAATTTAATAATTCATTTTATGAATTCCAACTAAGTTGGTATGGTATGCAACGGTACACAGTTGCTTATTCCGTTTTAAACGTACAATAGATAGAAGCTGTTAAATAGAGCAGGCTGTTATGGATGTAGCCCCAGTAAGCGAAAAAATGTTGGCGCTTTCTTTGCTAACTTTTACTTTATAGCTATTCTTTTTAAAGGATTATGACTTTCGTTTGTACAAATTGTAGTGTAAAATATGCTAAGTGGCAAGGAAAATGTGATGCTTGCCAAACATGGAATTCACTAACGCCATTTATTGAATCAGCTAAAAGTAGCGTCCTGTCCGGTCTAGCTAACAATGCATTGTCTCTTCCTAACAACCAGCCTATAAAGATGGATGACGTTGCTGCGCTTCCTCTTGTTCGTTTATGTACGCAAGATATAGAATTAAATAGGGTATTGGGAGGTGGAATTGTACCAGGTTCTTTGGTATTATTAGGTGGGGAGCCAGGTATTGGAAAATCCACGCTTTTACTTCAAATGGCTTTGCAATTAGAATCC
Above is a window of Candidatus Cardinium hertigii DNA encoding:
- a CDS encoding NAD-dependent epimerase/dehydratase family protein, which encodes MQIFITGIAGFLGSHLAERMLHLGHEAMDMKDSPTWVPKYQGPYVTTALLKGTANRLLLTKKAVTLC